In Flavobacterium sp. CS20, a single window of DNA contains:
- a CDS encoding pseudouridine synthase, producing MEFPIRINKYLSQVGYCSRREADKLLTQNAILINDKLPELGTKVQSGDIVKVNGKVITAQEDKKVYMIFNKPKGIVCTTDSSVEKNNIIDYINYPTRIYPIGRLDKMSEGLIFLTNDGEIVNKILRARHYHEKEYIVKVNKPISKAFLNEMQNGVKILNTKTRPCKLKKVNQNTFKIILTQGLNRQIRRMCEALGYRVIALKRIRIMHISLDIPVGQYRMFTDEELKEFQ from the coding sequence ATGGAGTTTCCAATTCGTATCAATAAATACCTAAGTCAAGTTGGCTATTGTTCTCGACGAGAAGCAGATAAACTTTTAACCCAAAATGCCATTTTAATCAATGATAAATTACCTGAATTAGGCACCAAAGTCCAAAGTGGCGATATAGTGAAAGTCAACGGTAAGGTGATAACCGCTCAAGAAGATAAAAAAGTTTATATGATTTTTAATAAACCTAAAGGTATTGTTTGCACAACAGATTCTAGTGTTGAGAAAAATAACATTATTGATTATATCAATTATCCTACGCGGATTTATCCCATAGGTCGTTTAGATAAAATGAGTGAAGGTTTAATATTTTTAACCAATGATGGCGAAATTGTCAACAAAATACTACGTGCAAGACATTATCACGAAAAAGAATATATAGTCAAAGTGAATAAACCTATCAGTAAGGCTTTTTTAAATGAAATGCAAAACGGGGTAAAAATATTAAACACCAAAACAAGACCTTGTAAGCTTAAAAAAGTGAATCAAAACACCTTTAAAATCATTTTAACTCAAGGTTTAAACAGACAAATAAGAAGAATGTGTGAAGCTTTAGGCTATCGAGTTATTGCTTTAAAACGTATAAGAATTATGCATATTTCTCTTGACATTCCAGTTGGACAATACCGTATGTTTACCGATGAAGAATTAAAAGAATTTCAGTAA